A single genomic interval of Lacrimispora sphenoides JCM 1415 harbors:
- a CDS encoding ABC transporter permease has protein sequence MFTIEWFANFGFSVLRLSTPLIFVALAAVINRKAGMLNMALEGMMLSAALAGVIFAGLSGNVWIGLLGAVIFGVLSGGVLAVSNLSGKTDLYLTCIAFNLVASGGTVFVMYLLTGEKAATSAAIKAYTIPSVVIPLIDKIPFLGQVLSGHNLLTYLAFLGIYLVWFFLYRTRLGLRMRAVGENPQAAASVGINVKKIGYISFLVSGVLCGFAGAFMSMGWVSFFMKNMTNGRGYIGLSAMNIAGSNPIGTAVAAVFFGFSDALATTLKSQGTNFPTEFIEMIPYAATIFALVLINMIRINQRKRIEKGLKREGA, from the coding sequence ATGTTTACAATAGAATGGTTTGCAAATTTTGGGTTTTCAGTACTGCGTTTGTCAACACCGCTGATTTTTGTAGCATTGGCAGCGGTCATTAACCGGAAAGCCGGAATGCTTAACATGGCACTGGAAGGAATGATGCTTTCGGCAGCACTGGCAGGTGTGATTTTTGCCGGTCTTTCCGGGAATGTGTGGATCGGCTTGCTTGGAGCGGTTATCTTTGGTGTACTTTCCGGCGGGGTACTGGCAGTGTCCAATTTGTCCGGTAAAACAGATCTTTATCTGACCTGTATAGCGTTTAACCTGGTTGCCAGCGGCGGCACAGTATTTGTCATGTATTTGCTGACCGGAGAAAAGGCGGCTACATCGGCAGCGATTAAGGCCTATACGATTCCCTCGGTGGTAATACCGCTGATTGATAAGATTCCGTTTTTAGGGCAGGTACTGTCGGGGCATAACCTGCTTACTTATCTGGCATTCCTCGGCATCTACCTGGTATGGTTTTTCCTGTACCGGACCCGGCTGGGACTCAGGATGCGGGCAGTTGGGGAAAACCCGCAGGCAGCAGCATCGGTGGGAATTAATGTAAAAAAGATTGGTTATATATCATTTCTGGTTTCGGGAGTGCTTTGCGGTTTTGCAGGAGCTTTCATGTCGATGGGATGGGTTAGCTTCTTTATGAAGAATATGACAAACGGCAGAGGCTATATCGGTTTGTCAGCCATGAATATTGCCGGTAGTAATCCGATCGGAACCGCGGTAGCAGCAGTTTTCTTTGGCTTTTCGGATGCCCTGGCTACTACGCTGAAAAGTCAGGGAACTAATTTTCCAACGGAATTTATTGAAATGATTCCCTATGCGGCAACGATATTTGCCCTTGTATTGATTAATATGATACGAATCAATCAGAGGAAGCGGATCGAAAAAGGATTGAAGAGAGAAGGTGCATAA
- a CDS encoding nucleoside hydrolase, whose product METSKKVWIDCDPGIDDSFALLLAMKHLSVVGISAVGGNTGLDHTFRNARYVTELAGYGDIPVYAGYDMPMFAKPERAEYVHGSRGLGNIMVPGLKGEPQREHAVDALIDAFCCQTDMTLVTLGPLTNVAQALLKEPELKHKIPEIISMGGSVTTGNYNACAEFNIAVDPEAAKIVFESGIPIRMVGLNLCRQNSMTIAEVEQLKALPGLVAATAADLLEYSVNQGRQSQLCDACAIAWLIDPAIITCALPMHVDVETKGEFTRGMTVCDYRDYIGTAPKEDIGREVCYPVDGSKKNVLAAMEFNKTRFKELLIQTIKSYEV is encoded by the coding sequence ATGGAAACGAGTAAGAAGGTATGGATTGACTGTGATCCGGGAATTGATGACAGTTTTGCACTGCTTCTGGCAATGAAGCATCTTTCTGTTGTCGGGATTTCGGCGGTTGGGGGAAATACCGGACTTGATCATACGTTTCGCAATGCCAGATATGTGACGGAGCTGGCGGGGTATGGAGACATTCCGGTTTATGCCGGCTATGATATGCCGATGTTTGCAAAACCTGAACGGGCAGAATATGTTCATGGCAGCAGAGGATTAGGGAATATCATGGTTCCGGGCCTGAAGGGAGAGCCGCAAAGGGAACATGCGGTGGATGCGCTGATTGATGCTTTTTGCTGTCAGACAGACATGACGCTGGTGACGTTAGGACCATTGACGAATGTAGCACAGGCGCTATTAAAGGAGCCGGAGTTAAAACATAAGATTCCGGAAATCATTTCCATGGGGGGCTCGGTTACAACTGGAAATTATAATGCCTGTGCAGAATTTAATATAGCTGTGGACCCGGAAGCAGCAAAAATTGTATTTGAGTCCGGAATTCCGATCCGGATGGTTGGGCTTAACCTGTGCCGCCAGAATTCCATGACAATAGCTGAGGTGGAACAGCTTAAGGCGCTGCCGGGACTGGTAGCGGCAACGGCAGCAGATTTACTGGAATATTCGGTCAATCAGGGTCGGCAATCGCAGCTGTGTGATGCTTGTGCGATAGCCTGGCTGATCGATCCGGCGATTATTACCTGTGCACTGCCAATGCATGTAGATGTGGAGACAAAGGGAGAGTTTACAAGAGGAATGACTGTCTGCGATTACCGTGATTATATAGGCACGGCGCCAAAAGAGGATATCGGAAGAGAAGTCTGCTATCCGGTAGATGGCAGTAAAAAGAATGTGCTTGCCGCGATGGAGTTTAATAAAACCCGTTTTAAAGAATTGCTGATCCAAACCATAAAAAGCTACGAGGTATAA
- a CDS encoding ribokinase, producing the protein MKLLNFGSMNIDYVYKVEHFVRKGETISSEYLNVFSGGKGLNQSIALARAGEEVYHAGAIGNEGEFLLEVLKRAGVDTGCITVLGEVQTGHAIIQNDSEGDNCIILFGGANQRISKEQVERVLSGFCAGDFVVLQNEISELGYIISRAHEIGMTIVLNPSPMDHKVLELPLNLVNYFLVNEVEAASLAETSGESDEEVLVKLAVKFPDAKIVMTLGEKGSLYWEGQQIYRQEAVRAEAVDTTAAGDTYTGYFISGIMRDDKIEDVLHRASVASAIAVTRPGAASSIPERKEVEEIVKNKREGR; encoded by the coding sequence ATGAAGCTATTAAATTTTGGCTCTATGAACATTGATTATGTATATAAAGTAGAACACTTTGTGCGCAAAGGAGAGACCATATCTTCAGAATATTTAAATGTGTTCAGCGGCGGGAAGGGGTTAAATCAGTCGATTGCCCTGGCCAGAGCGGGGGAAGAAGTATATCATGCCGGAGCGATCGGGAATGAGGGCGAATTTTTGCTGGAGGTCCTTAAACGGGCAGGAGTGGATACCGGCTGTATTACAGTCCTGGGCGAAGTGCAGACCGGCCATGCGATCATTCAGAATGACAGTGAGGGGGATAACTGCATCATTCTTTTTGGCGGAGCGAACCAAAGGATTAGTAAAGAACAGGTTGAACGGGTTTTGTCCGGTTTTTGCGCTGGGGACTTTGTTGTTCTGCAAAATGAAATCAGTGAACTGGGATATATCATCAGCAGGGCACATGAAATAGGTATGACGATAGTACTGAATCCTTCTCCAATGGATCATAAGGTTTTAGAATTACCGTTAAACCTGGTAAATTACTTTCTGGTGAACGAGGTGGAAGCAGCGTCTTTAGCTGAAACATCGGGCGAAAGTGATGAAGAAGTGCTGGTAAAGCTGGCGGTGAAATTTCCTGATGCCAAAATAGTCATGACACTTGGGGAAAAAGGGTCTCTTTACTGGGAAGGACAGCAGATTTACCGCCAGGAGGCGGTAAGAGCGGAAGCGGTTGATACAACGGCGGCAGGAGATACATATACAGGATATTTTATCTCGGGAATCATGAGAGATGATAAGATTGAGGATGTTTTGCATCGGGCGTCGGTTGCCTCGGCCATTGCAGTAACAAGGCCGGGAGCGGCATCATCAATTCCGGAACGAAAAGAAGTAGAAGAAATAGTAAAAAACAAAAGGGAAGGGAGATAA
- the deoD gene encoding purine-nucleoside phosphorylase, which yields MNENNAMKHTPTPHIDAKPGDIAESILLPGDPLRAKFIAENFLENVTQFNKTRGMLGYTGYFKGKRISVMGTGMGCPSIGIYSYELIHYYGVKNLIRIGTAGSMQPQVKLRDVIIAIGSCTETNYLATYQLPGDYSCTASYKLLRQAVQCAEEMDLPYHVGNILCTDAFYKPDLPKTGVSWADMGVLACEMESTALYANAAYGKANALCILTISDSPFEEEEISAEGRQNSFTRMMELALSII from the coding sequence ATGAATGAAAATAATGCTATGAAACACACACCAACTCCTCATATAGATGCAAAACCGGGTGATATTGCAGAATCAATTTTGCTTCCAGGCGATCCTCTGCGGGCGAAGTTTATTGCTGAGAATTTTCTGGAAAATGTAACACAGTTTAATAAGACAAGAGGAATGCTGGGATATACCGGTTACTTTAAGGGAAAACGGATATCGGTAATGGGAACTGGAATGGGCTGCCCGTCAATAGGGATCTATTCTTATGAGTTGATTCATTATTACGGCGTGAAGAATTTAATCCGGATCGGAACTGCCGGATCGATGCAGCCGCAAGTAAAACTGCGGGATGTAATCATTGCCATCGGCAGTTGCACGGAGACAAACTATCTGGCAACATACCAGTTGCCGGGAGATTATTCCTGTACAGCGAGTTACAAATTGCTGCGTCAGGCAGTACAGTGCGCGGAAGAGATGGATCTTCCGTATCATGTCGGCAATATTCTGTGCACAGATGCATTTTATAAACCGGATTTACCGAAAACAGGTGTATCATGGGCAGATATGGGGGTTCTTGCGTGTGAGATGGAGTCTACTGCTCTTTATGCGAATGCGGCCTATGGAAAAGCAAATGCATTATGTATTTTAACGATTTCAGATTCCCCATTTGAAGAGGAAGAAATCTCTGCTGAAGGCAGGCAGAATTCTTTTACCAGGATGATGGAACTGGCACTTTCTATTATTTAA
- a CDS encoding GNAT family N-acetyltransferase, which produces MENNTKVIQAIEEYCLRHPSAYEARPFGDYPICYKVMGKIFAQFNPVEKFYKITLKCVPDKASLYRQLYPGIVVRGYHCPPVQQPYWNTINLDDFFDLDMLFQMIDEAYDAVINKFSKKAKTELLNLSELEFKDTDGEDQDFAMLCNRLDSALDEIVGGKFQRSQYEQYNQRDGIHDVIVAYREGKPIGCGSFKMYDEDHAELKRIYVEPSYRNMGFGAEMVRRLEAKAKIKGYRWCILETGKPLEAACYMYKKAGYKIMPNYGLYADMPDSICMERKI; this is translated from the coding sequence ATGGAGAACAATACAAAAGTAATTCAGGCGATAGAAGAATACTGTTTAAGGCACCCAAGTGCATATGAGGCAAGGCCATTTGGCGATTACCCAATCTGCTATAAGGTTATGGGAAAGATCTTTGCACAGTTTAATCCTGTGGAAAAGTTTTACAAGATAACGTTAAAATGTGTGCCGGATAAAGCAAGTCTTTACCGGCAGCTTTATCCGGGGATTGTAGTACGCGGATATCACTGCCCGCCGGTTCAGCAGCCCTATTGGAATACCATTAACCTGGATGATTTCTTCGATCTGGACATGCTGTTTCAGATGATAGATGAAGCTTATGATGCTGTAATAAATAAGTTCAGCAAAAAGGCAAAAACGGAGTTGTTAAATCTTTCTGAATTGGAGTTTAAGGATACGGATGGGGAAGATCAGGATTTTGCAATGCTTTGCAATCGATTGGACAGTGCCCTTGATGAGATCGTTGGGGGTAAATTTCAAAGAAGTCAGTATGAACAATACAATCAAAGAGATGGTATCCATGACGTGATTGTGGCATATCGGGAAGGGAAACCGATTGGGTGTGGTTCCTTTAAAATGTATGATGAAGATCATGCAGAGTTAAAACGAATTTATGTGGAACCATCGTATCGGAATATGGGATTTGGTGCTGAAATGGTTCGGAGATTAGAGGCAAAGGCAAAGATCAAAGGATATCGATGGTGCATTTTAGAGACCGGTAAACCGTTAGAAGCAGCCTGTTATATGTACAAAAAGGCAGGATACAAAATTATGCCGAACTATGGGCTGTACGCGGATATGCCGGATTCCATTTGTATGGAGCGAAAAATCTGA
- a CDS encoding GNAT family N-acetyltransferase, translating to MAYKFIYYTDEYFDQIEELILNSYSIGFPAYQFNYLQFDRGIHSAWANNTANWEQTTGLWFEEQKLAAAAISIGAWQGDAFFIFDSHGRTEDKELLTKMFHHAETHMSCFKGNAPYEDKTRYLELTIPPYLNLVKETAKERGFVKADSVSKINILPFDGTLFHMELIDGYSFADGYTVPPFYSANAHMFSFNYTLPTANNIKSGFEDLKRMKGYDPELDLVVLDLEGKPVGLAIVWYHEAMQFCELEPLGVAWWCRRKGIARALIYELANRVMKKYPLCKGMVGGNQQFYWDLGFLTEAENEVWKWEKKF from the coding sequence TTGGCATATAAATTTATATATTATACGGATGAATATTTTGATCAGATAGAAGAACTAATACTTAATAGCTATTCAATTGGATTTCCGGCTTATCAGTTTAATTATTTGCAATTTGATAGGGGCATTCATTCAGCATGGGCTAACAACACAGCCAATTGGGAGCAAACAACAGGGTTGTGGTTTGAAGAGCAGAAACTTGCCGCAGCGGCTATAAGTATCGGGGCGTGGCAGGGAGATGCTTTCTTTATTTTTGACAGCCACGGCCGCACGGAAGACAAGGAACTTTTAACAAAAATGTTTCATCATGCAGAAACCCATATGTCTTGTTTTAAGGGAAATGCACCCTACGAGGACAAAACAAGGTACCTTGAACTTACCATTCCACCCTATTTAAATCTTGTAAAAGAAACGGCAAAAGAAAGAGGTTTTGTAAAAGCAGATTCTGTTAGTAAGATAAACATCCTGCCTTTTGACGGAACTTTATTTCATATGGAACTCATTGATGGTTATTCATTTGCAGACGGATACACGGTTCCGCCGTTTTATTCGGCCAATGCTCATATGTTTTCGTTCAATTATACGTTACCTACTGCAAATAATATAAAATCTGGGTTTGAAGATTTAAAAAGGATGAAAGGGTATGATCCTGAATTGGATTTGGTTGTTCTTGATCTGGAAGGAAAACCAGTGGGACTTGCTATCGTATGGTATCATGAGGCGATGCAATTTTGTGAACTTGAGCCGTTGGGTGTGGCATGGTGGTGCAGGCGTAAAGGCATTGCCAGGGCTTTGATTTATGAATTGGCTAATAGAGTCATGAAAAAATACCCATTATGCAAAGGTATGGTTGGCGGTAATCAACAATTCTATTGGGATCTGGGATTTTTGACAGAAGCTGAAAACGAAGTCTGGAAATGGGAAAAGAAGTTTTAG
- a CDS encoding MurR/RpiR family transcriptional regulator has product MFRVEQVKSLNDLEMEVYQYVTKNYDKVKYMRIRELAQEAHVSTSTVLRFCKKMDCNGYAEFKVKLKQHFDKGKEMSATDDVTEVIDFLKKTTSEEFEKKLDMLTEVIVRANRIIFVGSGMSGIVAKYGARYFSSMGKFCLYIDEPHYPTESRFFENALVIVFSVSGESNDTIGHVIRFKEQNCQIFSVTNTENCTVAKLSDYNIAYYVTYTRLKVYDITTQMPAISIVERLGKKLYRYTSEEMDHNSN; this is encoded by the coding sequence ATGTTTCGTGTGGAGCAGGTTAAGTCACTGAATGACCTGGAAATGGAAGTATATCAATATGTGACGAAAAATTATGATAAAGTGAAGTACATGAGAATTCGGGAATTGGCTCAGGAAGCCCATGTTTCCACTTCTACGGTACTGCGCTTTTGTAAGAAAATGGATTGTAACGGCTATGCCGAATTTAAGGTAAAGTTAAAGCAGCATTTTGATAAGGGAAAAGAAATGTCTGCTACGGACGATGTGACGGAAGTCATTGACTTTTTAAAGAAAACAACTTCGGAAGAATTTGAGAAAAAGCTGGATATGCTGACAGAAGTGATTGTTCGTGCAAACCGTATTATTTTTGTAGGCAGCGGCATGTCCGGGATTGTGGCAAAATATGGGGCAAGGTATTTTTCCAGTATGGGAAAGTTTTGTCTTTATATTGACGAACCTCATTATCCCACGGAGAGCAGATTTTTTGAAAATGCTCTGGTCATTGTATTCTCAGTTTCTGGAGAGTCGAATGATACCATTGGTCATGTGATCCGTTTTAAGGAACAAAATTGCCAGATTTTCAGTGTGACCAATACGGAGAATTGTACTGTGGCGAAGTTATCGGACTATAACATTGCTTATTATGTGACTTATACGCGTCTGAAGGTGTATGATATTACCACTCAAATGCCTGCAATCAGCATTGTAGAACGTCTGGGGAAGAAGCTGTACCGGTATACTTCCGAAGAAATGGATCATAATTCAAATTAG
- the ascF gene encoding PTS cellobiose/arbutin/salicin transporter subunit IIBC, with protein MARDYAVVSKAIVENIGGIDNISSLTHCMTRLRFVLKDESKANEAAVKAIDGVMGVVKQGGQFQVIIGNHVGTAYQEILKLGDFGEESKVARGEKKEPLTLKKIGNNILDAIVGTMSPLIPAIIGGSMVKLLVMLLAMANILSADSDTYKIINSIGDGAFYFLPVMVAASASKKFKTNMFLAIAIAGTLIHPDFRSLMEAVTVGETAAHFLGVPIASVKYTYTVIPAICMTWILSYIERGVDRITPAVTKNFLKPMLILLIAAPIAILIIGPAGILVGTSISKFVFFVQAKLGFLAVGIMGAIWPLLVITGMHRVFTPTILQTISDTGMEGTVMPSEIGANLSLGGVSLAVALKTKNRELRQTALAAASSALIAGTTEPALYGVAVRLKRPLIASLITGFVCGCLAGIGGLASRSMVSPSVLTGVQFIDPERPGTSIAWIAGITILSIVLSFVLTLVIGFEDIPEEEE; from the coding sequence ATGGCAAGAGATTATGCGGTTGTATCAAAAGCTATTGTGGAAAATATTGGGGGAATCGATAATATTTCCAGCCTTACCCACTGTATGACCCGTTTGAGATTTGTCTTAAAGGATGAAAGTAAGGCAAATGAAGCGGCGGTCAAAGCCATTGACGGCGTTATGGGAGTTGTAAAGCAGGGAGGGCAATTTCAGGTTATTATTGGAAATCATGTTGGAACTGCTTATCAGGAGATATTAAAGTTAGGCGACTTTGGAGAAGAAAGTAAAGTTGCAAGGGGAGAGAAGAAAGAGCCTTTGACCCTTAAAAAAATCGGAAATAACATTTTAGACGCCATCGTTGGAACCATGTCTCCGTTAATTCCGGCAATTATCGGCGGCTCCATGGTAAAGTTGTTAGTTATGTTATTGGCTATGGCAAATATACTGTCTGCTGACAGCGACACTTACAAGATCATTAATTCCATTGGTGACGGCGCCTTTTATTTCCTGCCTGTCATGGTAGCAGCATCTGCTTCTAAGAAATTTAAAACGAATATGTTCCTGGCCATTGCTATTGCAGGAACGTTAATTCACCCGGATTTTCGTAGTTTAATGGAGGCGGTAACGGTTGGAGAAACAGCGGCCCATTTCCTGGGAGTTCCAATTGCGTCTGTAAAATATACTTATACCGTAATTCCGGCAATCTGTATGACCTGGATTTTATCTTATATTGAGCGGGGAGTTGACAGAATTACACCTGCCGTAACGAAAAACTTCTTAAAGCCAATGTTGATTTTATTAATTGCTGCTCCTATTGCGATCTTAATCATTGGACCTGCAGGGATTTTAGTTGGTACGTCGATTTCTAAATTTGTATTCTTTGTACAGGCAAAACTTGGTTTTCTGGCAGTTGGTATTATGGGAGCAATTTGGCCTTTACTGGTTATTACAGGTATGCATAGGGTGTTTACTCCTACGATTCTGCAGACGATCTCTGATACAGGAATGGAAGGAACCGTTATGCCGTCTGAAATAGGCGCGAACCTTTCCCTGGGCGGAGTTTCACTAGCAGTAGCTTTAAAAACAAAAAACAGAGAGCTTCGTCAAACCGCCCTTGCAGCAGCATCTTCGGCTCTGATTGCAGGAACTACGGAACCAGCTCTTTATGGTGTTGCCGTTCGTTTAAAACGTCCTTTGATTGCTTCTTTGATTACAGGATTTGTTTGCGGCTGTTTGGCTGGAATTGGAGGGCTTGCCAGCCGTTCCATGGTCTCGCCCAGTGTTTTAACCGGAGTACAGTTTATTGACCCGGAACGTCCGGGTACCAGCATTGCATGGATTGCAGGTATTACGATTTTATCGATTGTATTATCGTTTGTACTGACTTTGGTGATTGGTTTTGAGGATATACCGGAAGAGGAGGAATAA
- the ascB gene encoding 6-phospho-beta-glucosidase, whose amino-acid sequence MSDFQFPEDFLWGGAISANQAEGAFREGGRGLSNIDVLPHGVRRLEVKTGNVPQPQLQKEEYYPSHEGIDFYHYYKEDIALIAEMGFKVFRTSISWSRLFPDGDEEKPNQVGIDFYRSMFLECKKYGIEPLVTLCHFDAPMGLVEKYGSWRNRKVIDYFLRYADTCFKEFSGLVKYWLTFNEINIILHSPFSGAGIAFQEGENKAQTTYQAAHHILVASALATKLAHEYDPGNQVGCMLAGGSFYPYSCNPEDVWESVKKEQENLFFIDVQVRGAYPSYARKLFHDKGVSLIMEDGDLEILKNTVDFVSFSYYASRCVAADMNDKTANEGNIIRSVKNPYLQTSGWGWSIDPLGLRITMNQLYDRYQKPLFIVENGLGAKDEIDQAGRIQDDYRIDYLRSHIQAMKEAMEDGVELMGYTVWSCIDIVSASTGEMSKRYGFIYVDRADDGSGTLQRRKKKSFDWYKKVIETNGNDID is encoded by the coding sequence TTGAGCGATTTTCAATTTCCTGAAGATTTCCTTTGGGGAGGAGCCATTTCCGCCAATCAGGCGGAAGGCGCCTTCCGTGAAGGAGGCCGGGGATTAAGTAATATTGACGTACTTCCTCATGGTGTACGAAGATTAGAAGTAAAAACAGGGAATGTTCCCCAACCCCAATTGCAGAAAGAAGAATATTACCCCAGCCATGAGGGAATTGATTTTTATCATTATTATAAAGAAGATATTGCTTTAATAGCGGAAATGGGCTTTAAAGTATTCCGTACTTCTATTTCATGGTCACGGCTTTTTCCTGACGGAGACGAAGAAAAGCCCAATCAGGTGGGAATTGATTTTTACCGTAGTATGTTTTTGGAGTGTAAAAAGTATGGTATTGAGCCTTTGGTAACGTTGTGCCATTTTGATGCTCCCATGGGACTGGTGGAAAAATACGGTTCATGGAGAAACAGAAAGGTCATAGATTATTTCCTTCGCTATGCGGATACCTGTTTTAAAGAATTTTCAGGGTTAGTAAAATATTGGCTGACGTTTAACGAGATTAATATTATTTTACACAGTCCTTTTTCCGGTGCAGGAATTGCGTTCCAGGAAGGGGAAAATAAAGCTCAGACTACTTATCAGGCAGCACATCATATTTTAGTAGCCAGCGCTTTGGCGACTAAGCTGGCTCATGAATATGATCCGGGCAATCAGGTGGGCTGTATGCTTGCAGGAGGCAGTTTTTACCCTTACTCCTGTAATCCTGAGGATGTTTGGGAGTCAGTGAAAAAAGAACAGGAAAATTTATTCTTCATTGATGTACAGGTGCGGGGGGCTTATCCCTCTTATGCCCGTAAGCTCTTTCATGATAAGGGAGTCAGTCTTATTATGGAAGATGGTGACTTGGAGATATTAAAAAATACAGTGGATTTCGTTTCCTTCAGTTATTATGCCAGCCGCTGCGTAGCTGCAGATATGAATGATAAAACAGCAAATGAGGGCAATATTATCCGTTCTGTGAAAAATCCTTATTTACAAACAAGTGGGTGGGGCTGGAGCATTGACCCGCTGGGACTTAGAATCACCATGAACCAGTTGTATGACCGTTATCAGAAACCTCTTTTTATCGTTGAAAATGGTTTGGGTGCAAAAGACGAGATTGATCAGGCTGGAAGGATACAGGACGATTACCGCATTGATTACTTAAGAAGCCATATTCAGGCAATGAAAGAAGCCATGGAGGATGGTGTGGAGTTAATGGGGTACACGGTCTGGAGTTGTATTGACATTGTTTCTGCTTCTACCGGAGAGATGAGCAAACGATATGGATTTATTTATGTGGATCGGGCAGACGACGGAAGCGGGACGCTGCAGCGGAGAAAAAAGAAATCGTTTGATTGGTATAAAAAAGTAATTGAAACCAATGGAAATGATATAGACTGA
- a CDS encoding response regulator transcription factor, with product MHNILIVEDEKPISDFIKLSLRAMGYDCEQVYDGEAAANKVLEKRYSLILLDIMLPKANGFELMEFIRPMEIPVIFLTAKGSLQDKVKGFKLGADDYLTKPFQIEELQARIENVLRRYYKTDEILSYRNISVNVSSHKVTKDEQEITLAEKEFKLLVLFIKNKNLALFREQIYERVWEGEYTGDSRTVDMHIQRLRKKLDLYDQLVSVFKIGYRLED from the coding sequence ATGCATAATATTTTAATTGTCGAAGATGAAAAACCTATATCTGATTTTATTAAGCTAAGCTTGAGAGCGATGGGATATGATTGTGAACAGGTCTATGACGGGGAAGCGGCTGCAAATAAAGTTTTGGAAAAAAGGTATTCGCTGATTCTACTGGATATCATGCTGCCAAAGGCCAATGGATTTGAATTAATGGAATTTATCCGCCCTATGGAGATTCCGGTAATATTTTTGACTGCAAAAGGAAGTTTGCAGGACAAAGTTAAGGGCTTCAAGTTAGGTGCGGATGATTACTTGACAAAGCCCTTTCAGATAGAGGAATTGCAGGCTAGGATTGAAAACGTGCTCAGGCGGTATTATAAAACAGATGAAATCTTGTCTTACAGAAATATTTCTGTGAATGTATCATCTCATAAGGTGACAAAGGACGAACAGGAGATTACATTAGCAGAGAAAGAGTTTAAATTACTGGTGCTATTTATTAAAAATAAGAATTTGGCATTATTCAGAGAGCAGATTTATGAGAGAGTATGGGAAGGGGAGTATACTGGAGATAGCAGAACGGTTGATATGCATATACAAAGACTGCGTAAAAAATTAGATCTATATGATCAATTGGTATCTGTATTTAAAATTGGATACCGTTTGGAGGATTAA